A stretch of DNA from Methanobrevibacter gottschalkii DSM 11977:
TACAATCTTTTAAATCTTCTATGAGCATTATGAACCAATGATTGTTTCAACTTTTAAAGAGTCTTATTTAAAACTCTCTAAACATATACATGTTGCTGTCCGTTTTATAATTTTTTTTCGACTGCTTTTAGATAAGTGAAAATTTATTGGATAAAATTTGATTTCAGGTATTTCAAATATATTATAATTATGTCTTATTTTGATTTAAAATGAGGAGCAGGCGGTAGTGTCTGGAGCTATTTTTTTTAAGCATTATCCAAGTTCAGAAATTTTTCTCTTGGATGTTAAAAGTGCAATTCTTTATCAATATTTCTGATAACCCGATTTTAAAAATGCTGCATGGAGTATTTTCTATAAAAAAGCATGCTTTAAAGACATCTTTGATTTTAAGCCAAAAACAGTTGATTTACAGATTATTGGCTAATCATTCAATTTTACACTTAAAAATAGAAATGGAGTAGATTTATAATCTACTGATTTTAATTAAAGATTCTACAGGAATGCCTTCAATTTCAGAAAGCCCTGCTTTATCAATAAGTACGGTGACGCAAGTTGGTTCCCCACCTAAGTCTTTTACTGTATGAATTACTTCCCTTACTGTTTTCCCACTAGTAATGACATCATCTACAATAACAACCTTTTTGCCTTCAACGGTTCCAAAGTTAGTGCTTATTGCACCTTCATCATCACTGGAGTCCTGATTTTTTCTGTGTTTGTTCGGGTGGAAAATAGCTATTGATGTGTCAATTCCAGTCATGTCTTCAATGAAATCAGCCATCACTGTTGCAAACGGCACTCCACTTACTGCAATACCTACAACAGTGTCTACTTCACCATGGGATAATGCCATATCACTTAAAGCACCTGAAACATAGCTTAAACGTGTGGAATTTCCACCAATACTCTTCCAATTAATAGCAAAGTCTACTGGTACCTCGGTTTTTTCTTCCGCTTTTTGAAGAGTCAACCATCTGGCAGTGTCCATACTTACATTAAGTTCGTCAGCGATTTCACCGGTTGTAAAACCGTGTTGTCTTAATTCTTGCGCTTTTGCAATTAATTTTTGTTTCACAGTATCACCTAATTATAATTCATCAAAACTAATTGGTTTGTGTTCTTTAGAGGATCTGTTTGCTGCAATAACCATTTTAAGAGCTTTAAGTCCGTCTTCACCAGTAATTTCTGGTTCGCTTCCTGTCACTACTGCATTTAAGAAGGAAGTTAATTCACTTTTTAAGGGCTCTTCATGTTTAATTTCGATATCCTGGGCAAATTTGCCATAAACCTCAATACTCTGCTGGATATAATCTACAGATATGATTCCGGCGGTACCTGTAAGTTCCAATTCTCTACGTTTGTATGGGGTTAACCAGTTTACTTCAATAATTCCAGTTGATTCATTATCGAAATTAACCATAATTTCAGCATGGTCTTCAAAGTCACAGTCATCCAATATGCTGTTCATAGTGCCGTAAACCTGTGTGATTTCCTCTTCAAACAAATAATTCAAAATGTCCAGGTCATGGATAGCTAAATCGATTGACACACCAACATCCTTAATTCTTGGTGGTAGCGGACCTACTCTTTTTGCAAATCCGGTTACAATATCTCCAATTACTCCATCATCAATAAGTTCCTTAGCTTTTCTAACAGCTGGATTGAATCTTTCAACATGCCCTGTTGCAAGCAGCACTCCGGCTTCTTTAGCAGCTGCAATCATTTCTTCTGCTTCTTCCAATGTAAATGCAATCGGTTTTTCAACCAGTATGTGTTTTCCATGTTTTATTGCTTCCATTACTGCAGCATGGTGGAATGTAGTTGGAACACATATGCTTACTGCTTCGATTTCGGGATTTTCAAGTAATTCAGAATATTCAGTATATCCTGTAGCACCATATTTTTTTTCAATTTTCTTAAGTGCTCTTTCACTCACATCACTTACAGCGACTAAATTTGCTTCTTCCATTTTGTGATAGACACGAACGTGGTTTTCACCCATTGCACCTACACCAATAACTCCTACGTTTACAGTTCTCAAATTAATTCCTCCGTTTAAACATAATTTTGGAAATGTTCTCCAATGCGTCTGCCAAGTTCAACCGCATCTTTAATAGAACCTTTCTGGGTTTCCTTTTTAAGGATTTCTCCTTGTTTAGTTAATAAGATTGAATAAAGTTTAAATTCTTTATTATTCACACGAGCAATAGCTCCAATAGGCCATTGACATCCTACACCAAGCTCTTCTAAAACCATCTTCTCTGCAAGCACTTCTTGCATGGAAATATGATCATTTAACTTTTGAATAATCTCTTTTTTATCAGAGTCTTTTCTAGTTATGATTGCAAGTGCACCCTGGCCTGCAGGCGGCGTAATATAATCTATTGGGAATACTTCTTTAATGTATTTTGTAAGATTTAATCTTTTAAGACCTGCTTCAGCCATTATTGTTGCATCCAAATCACTATTAAGTGCTTTATCAATCCTGGTTTCTATATTTCCTCTGATAGGTTTAAGTTCGAATTCTTTTTCGTAATGATTGCAAAATGCTTCTCTTCTAAGGCTGCTTGTTCCAAGTTTGGATCCCGGTCCAAGTTCCGCCCAGGTTTTTGAAGAAATAAGCACTTCATTTGGAGATTCACGTTTAGGAACTGCAGCAATTTCCAAATCTTCATTTAGTTCAGTCGGTAAATCTTTAAAACTGTGAACAGCAAAATCGACTTCTTCTTCTAAAAGAGCAATATCCAATTCTTTAGTAAACAAACCTTTCGAATCCATATTGTATAATTGTGAAGTGGTAATTTTATCTCCTTTTGTCTTAATAATTTCTAAATCAATAGCTTCACCAGTTATTTTTTCCAACCAGGCGCATACCTGTTTAGTTTGAGCTAAAGCTAACTGACTTCCGCGTGTTCCAACAATCATTTATTATCTCCAAGTTTTTAAAAATTAATTATGCAATTTAATTTTGTTATATTGTTAAGTTTTGCAAGTAATAATTATTAAATGTTTATAATTTTTCAAAATATTTTTTTAATATTTAAATTGATAATTTTTTCATCTTTGCTTTAATTTCCGGTAATCTGACCGATAAATAAAAAGAAGATTTTTATTGTTTTTTAATGCAATATCGTAAACATCATTGTAATTTTCAATTAACTGACATTTTTTAGACATTTTTTTCTGAATCGAACTTCCAACATCTCCTGTCAAAATAATATTGCAGGAGACATTGTCTAGAAGTTCACTTACTTTCTCCTCATCAATTTCTTCACAAGTTATTCCGTAGTCTCCACCAACAGCGATCAGGTAGTCATTTAAATTACATATCATGTTTATTGACTCTTCAATTGATTTAGTATTGATTCCGGGATTGATTTCTTCAATTACAGTAATATTTCCGATTTGTTTTTTATTTGTTCTTCCGGGGATTCCTTTGTAATTTTCAATTCCGTTTATAATTTTGTCTTTTGGAATTTCCAAACTTAGTGCAGTTAAGACAGCTCCTAAAACATTGCTCACGTTATGTTTTCCAGGTGCAAAAGCGGTCATGCTAATTTCACCAGAAATTATGTTGCCATTAATTGTTTCAACATGGCTGAATATGATGTCCATTTTAGTCTTATCTGGTGTGTATTTAACATCATCCAGATATAAATTTGAATTTTCGTCACTTAGGGAAAACGTGTTGACTTTATCATGCTTTATGTCATTGTAGTATGTGTCATATGCTTCTTTTTGACAAACTACAGTTCCGCATCTGAATACTTGTCTTTTAGCTTTACTTGCACTACTTTTACCTTTTGCAATCGGGTAATCCTCAGCAATGTTCAATAATACGCCAACATCCCCAATACCGCTAACTCCTAATGATGATTCAAAAATTGCCGAGTTATATCTGCGTGGGTTTTCACTTTCAGCAATGCCGCCGGCGATTTTACAGAGGGGATTGGATATTTTATATGCAAGATCAATTGTTTCTTTAATATTTGCCGGAGCTATTGAGATATTCTGTTTTAGCATGATTTTTTTTCTGTCTTCATAAAGCATAGCTCCAAGACTTGATAAAATCAACGGATTCTCATCAATTAAAATCTCTTTGAGCATAAAAACGCTGGATGTCTTGCCTTTAACTCCAGTCACTTCAACTTTTGGAAAATCACCTCCCCAATCCTCTAAAAGTTCGCAAATAATTTCATGGTGGGTTTGGAAAGTGTAGTTGAGGTCGGGATTGTGTTTAGCAATGTCTTTAAAACTTATAGGCATATGGATGGGGTAGATAATATTCATATCTCCCTTAAAACTTGCAAGATCACTTAACTGTATCAAATCTATTTTGTAAATACTAAGCATTTTAGCTTCAATGTCATTTAACGTGTTGTAGATATCATATGCAAGCACATTTTTTCCTTTTTTTGCAAGGCTAATTGCAATTTTAACTCCTCCGTGGGTTAAATCAATGACAAGATGATTCATTATTTGCACCTTGTATTTTTGGGATTCCACCTTCGCTTAATTTATCTTTAACTTTTTCATAGAAGTATTTGGTTGAAGTACGGATGAAGTAAGCGTCTTTGTCGGATTTTTTAAATTTAATTTCTTCTTCATATGCCGCCTCTTCATTGATTTGACCGTCGATAACGAATACTGCAGTTTTACCTTTTTTAAGTAATTTGACTGTAATTTCACTACTGTCCGATACTACGAATGGTCTTGCTCCAAGTTTATATGGGCAAATTGGTATTATAACGAAACCCGCTACTTTAGGATCAACAATCGGTCCTCCTGCAGACATTGCGTAAGCTGTTGAACCGCTTGGTGTTGAAATAATCAGTCCGTCTGCTCTTACTTCTTCAATTATTTCTCCATCCACTTGTATTTCAAAATGCATCATTTTTGCAGGTTTGTTTGTCATTACAACTACTTCATTCATTACACTGTATTGGTTGTTTTCGTGTGAAACAACAAGCCTGCTTCTTTTTTCTTTATAATAATCTCCTTTTAAAATGGAATTCAACGCTTCAAATGTATGTGGAGTTTCTATTTCAGTTAAAAATCCAACTGTTCCCATATTTATTCCGAATAATGGAATTTCAGGATTCATTTTTCCCTGTGCTCTTAGCAGTGTTCCGTCTCCTCCGAGAATTATTGCCATATCACAATCAAAGTCAAAAATCTTTTCTCCCAACTGTTTGAAATTTATATTTAAATTGAGATCTTCAAATGAATCCGCCATTTCCGGATGTTTTTCTTTAACTTCATTGATTATTTTATCTATTTCGGGGTTTTCTTTTAGTTCAGTTAATCTATGAGCTAATCCCTCTTCAATTGTTACTTCACGTCCATTTGTTAGTAAATAATCAATAATTTTTGCAGCAAATAAAATCGGTCTTGTCTGGTCAATTCTGGATACTATTCCTACTTTTCCAATAAAGTCGGTCTGATTGTCATTTAGGATATCAATCATCTGTTTATGGAGTATTATGTTATTGGCAGCTACAATAATTGTTTTTTCATAAATGCTTAGTATATTGTTTAGTTTCTGCCCGTATTTGTTTGTAATGATGCATCCCGCTTCTTCAAGAATTAATTTGGATGCTGCAATATCAATTATTCTGCTTCCTCTAAGGTCTAAAAATGCATCATATCTTCCGCTGGCAACATAAGACAATTCCAATACAACACTTCCTAAAACTCTCATACGACGAGCATTATCGACTAATTTGGAAGCTTGTGATGTGCCGCTTTTTGTAAATCCTCCAAGTGTCATGTCACTAATGTTTATGATGTTGCTGGGATGGACTTCTTCATTGTTCAGCCAACATCCTTTTCCTTTTTCAGCTTCAAAAAAATTACCATTGGCGAAATTACTTATAAAACCAAGTTCAACATCATTTAAAGTTGCAAGACGACCTTGATTGACACTGGAGACGGCTATTGAAATTCCAAAAGCAGGAATTTCTTTAATTGCATTATTGGTCCCATCAATTGGATCGACTAAAAATATGAACTTCGGTATTTCATCTTCTTTTAAATCAGTACGTCTGAGTTCATCAGTAAGTTTAATGCTTCTTTTAGTGCCACGGCCAAGTTTTAATTCTCCGATTTCTTCACTGACGATGTATGACAATACAGGTGCATTTTTTAGGATATTGATCATTTTATCTTCTGCAATTATGTCAATCAATGATGTTGGAGTTCCATCAGCACCAATTTTTACTTTCTCTCCAGATTCGGGTTTTCCAACATAGGGTCTAATTACTCTTGAAACTTCACGGATAATTTCATATGCTAAATCGGTTGCAATCTGTTTGTCTTTTGCATCCATGTTTATCACTCTATTAGTTCATCCTTTAAATAAACGACTGATGCAACAACTGATGCGATTTCACGAACAGTTGCTGTGGAGGATTCAACTATCAAATCCCCTTTTATTTTGACTCCTCGTTTATCCATCATATAGTTGACCATCATTTCTGCTTCTTCAATAAGTTCATTCGGATCTTCATTAATTCCTGTTGTTTCTACAACACATCCTAATTCTTCACCAATAGCTACTGCAATAACAGCAGTTATTTCATCTCCTGGGTTGTCTGATGTCACTTCTGATAAAACACAGTTCACCATAGATCCTGCTTTGAGTTTAGGTAACTTATTAATTTCCGCATTGCCTGCAAGCATACTGGATACTTTAATTAAGTTCACATCACCTATTCCAGCATCGGTTAGGGCATTATCAAATGCGTTTAATTTACTTGGACCTTCATCTTTTCCAGATACAATAGCTATTTTCATTTTATCACTAACCTTAGATTTGTATGTTATATTAAATAAATATTTAAATGATAAAAAAGTAACTAGATTTAGGTGCGCCTAATGATTTTAAATAAATATTTATCAATGATTTTATCGGCATGTTTTTTCATGCTACTTATGATGATTGTATCTGCTGTTACGGTTGTGTTCTTTAATGGGGGTTCCATCCCATATGTGGGCATTGTTTTTGTTGTAATTTTTTATTTTATGGCACGCATGTTCTATAATTATTTAAGAAATGATGAACTTTACAAAAACAATAAAAATTACACAAGCGATGCACCGGATGAGGAATATATGATTAAAGGTCCAAGAGATGCTAAAAAAATATTCATAATCTTCTGGGTAATAATTGTTCTGATTTTGGCAGCCGTCTCTTTATGGTTATATTCATTTAATATGGGTTCGGTCTAATTTATTTTTAAAAAAATTCTAATTCATAAATTACGCTATTTTAGCGAATAGTTTATATAAAATGGAAAAGATAGTTTATATTAATCTAGTAATATTCCTTATTATATAGATTAAAAACCGGTTTTTATTTATGGAGGAAAAATTATATGTCAACAAAAGTTGTAGAGATTAAAACATTAAAAGTTGGAAAGTACATCGTTTTAGGTGGAGAAGCTTGTAAGATTATCAGTTACACTACCTCATCTCCTGGTAAACACGGAGCTGCAAAAGCAAGAATTGAAGCAGTAGGTGTTTTCGACAACCAAAAAAGAAGTTTAGTCAAACCAGTGGATAACAAAGTAGATATTCCTATCATCGATAAAAGATTAGGGCAAGTTATTTCTATTCAGGGAGCTAATGTTCAATTAATGGACATGGAAAACTATGATACTCTTGATTTACCAATGCCTGAAGATTTAAAAGATTCCATCGTTGAAGGTATTGAAGTGGAGTACATTGTTGCTTTAGGTAATATGAAAATAATGAGAATAAGAGGATCTAACTAGATTCCTTTCTCTTATTCATGTTTCCTTTAAAAGATTAATTATGCTTTTAAATACATACGAACCATGGAAATTCGCATTTTCCAGTGAAAATGAAAATATTAAAGAAAATTCATTCGGGATAATCGGAGTTCCCTTTGACAGCACTACTTCTTATCACTCCGGTGCACGTTCGGGACCAATTGTTGTAAGGGAAGCATCATTTGGTTTTGAAAAATACAATACTATTTTTAATAAAGAATTAAACACTGTTTTTTATGATTTTGGCGATGTTAATGTAGTTCCCGGAAATTGCAGTAAAACTTGCCGGATAATTGAAGATACAGTAAATGAATTATCAGACTTGAAAATTAAACCTATAATAATCGGCGGAGAACATTCAGCATCAATCGGAGCTATTAAGGCACTATCTGAAAAATATGAAAGATTAACAGTAATACACATGGATGCTCACAGAGACCTTGCTTTTGATTTCATTGGTGAGAAATGTTCACATGCAACAGTTATGAGAAGAGCTCATGAACTGGGAGTCAATTTAGTTCAAATCGGAATCAGATCATCTTCTAAAGATGAAGAGGACTTTGTAAAATCAACCTATAATATTCAGACATTTAAAAACAAGGATGTTCACAAGCACATGGATGCAATTGAATATTACTTGACAAACATTGATGGACCTATTTATATTTCAGTAGACATGGATGTAATTGATCCGGCCATCGCTCCCAGTGTTGGAAATCCAACTCCCGGAGGATTATTTGTCTCTGAAATGGAAACATTACTTAAAACATTATCACATAAAAATGTGGTGGGCTTTGATGTCGTTGAAACTGCAAGTGATAGGCTGGGGGATAATACTGCGGTGGTTGCAGCTAAACTGATTTATGATTTTCTAACATTAATGGATTAATTTTAAAAATTAGTCATTGTAGCTCATTAACTGATTATATGTCTGTGATTTAAAATTATATTATTTAAATATAAAATTTCCATGCTTTCGAATAAGTTGAATAATGGTTATTAATTGAATGCTTTGAAATAAATTTGGATAAAACTCTTTTATCTAAAATATTTATAAATAATGTGTTTCCATCTCACAATCAAAAATACTTGTTTTATTCCAAAATTATTGATTCTTTAAATTTATATTTCAAATATTTTTTAAGCTTTAAACTTAATATTAATTTAAATGGCAGTGTTTTTATTAAAATGGATTTTAATTAATAATTTGAATAAGCGGATATTTTTTGAGATGTCCTTAATTACTGAGGTTAAAATCAATTCTGGTTAGTGATTTATAAAATAACAATACCATTAAATATCACCAAAACAAAATCTATAATATTAAATAAAAAACGGAGCATATTGTTATGAATAAAAGAACTATTGAGCTTTCAGGCCATATTATCGATTCATTGACTTTAACTAAAACAATGGGCATAATCATGGACAAAGGTGGAGAATTTGACATTCTTGAAATAGATGTTGGACGTAAAAAATCAGATATAAGTCATGCAAAAATTGAAGTTTCAGCAGATTCTCCCGAATTATTGGAGTCTATTTTAGATGAATTATCTGTACTTGGTGCTGCAATTGATGAAATTAAGGAAGTCAATCTCGTTGCATCTGTTAAAGATAAAGTTGCTCCTGAAGGTTTTTATTCATCATCTAATCATTCAACTCATATTTTCTATGATGGGGATTGGATTCCTGTTGAAGAAATTGAAATGGACTGTTTAGTAGTTGTTGATGAAGATGAAAAACGTGCTTTTGTAAAACCAATTGCCGATGTTAAGGTTGGCGATAAAATAGTAGTTGGTCTTGATGGGGTTAAAGTAACACCACCTCACAGATCAAGGGACGAACAACAGGTATTCGAGTTCATGAACAGTGAAGTATCTTCTGAAAAGCCTTTAATGAATTTAATTAAGGGTATTGCAAGTGAAATGAAAGAAATCAAGGCTAAAGGCGGAAAAATAGGTATTGTGGGTGGACCTGCTATCGTACACACTGGTTCCGGCAAATATTTGGCTGCACTTGTAAAAGAAGGATACATTGATGTTATAATGGCTGGCAATGCACTTGCAACTCATGATATTGAGTCAAACTTATTTGGTACTTCTTTAGGCATTGAAGTTGAAACAGGCAAAATTGTGGCTCATGGCCATACTCACCATATGAGGGCAATTAACAGAATCAATCGTTCCGGTTCGATTAAAAATGCGGTTGAAGATGGAACTTTAACTGGAGGAATTATGTATGAATGCATTAAGAATGATGTTCCATATGTTCTTGCAGGTTCCATCCGTGATGACGGACCGCTTCCTGATGTCATAACTGATACTGCAGAATCACAAAAGCTGATGAGGCATTATGCCCAGGAAGTTGACATGGTGATCATGATTGCAACAATGCTTCACTCAATTGCAACCGGCAACTTACTCCCTTCAAGGGTAAAAAGTATTTGTGTGGATATTAATCCATCCACTGTTACTAAGTTATCCGATAGGGGAAGTGCACAGGTTGTTGGTATTGTAACTGATATTGGAACATTCCTACCACTTCTCTATAACGCTTTGCATGAGGAATAGCATGGAATTTACAGCATACATTCTTGATGTATTGACTGATTCGGCATATCCCGCAAGAATTAAAATTGAAGATGGTATTTTTAAAGAGATTACTCCAATTTCTGCCGACTGTGAAATTGAATTGGATGTGGAAGGTTTATTGCTTCCGGGTTTTATTGATTCACATATTCATATTGAAAGTTCAATGCTTACTCCGGCACAATTTGCTAAAATTGCAGTAATGCACGGCACTACATCTGTTGTATGTGATCCTCATGAAATAGCTAATGTTTGTGGAATTGAGGGTATTGAATTCATGATTGAAAATGCAAGTCAGGTTCCATTTAATTTTTATTTTTCAGCACCGTCCTGTGTTCCTGCCACTTCATTTGAAACATCTGGTGCTGTTCTGGATTCTGAGGATATTGAATTTCTACTGAAAAAAGATGAAGTTGTCGCATTAGGGGAAATGATGAATTTCCCTGGTGTTATTGATGGTGATGTGGAAGTTATAGAAAAACTTGAATTGGCTAGAAAATATAAAAAACCGATTGACGGTCATGCACCACTGCTTTCAGGTAAAGAATTGGATAAATACCTTGAGCAATATATAATTACTGACCATGAATGCAGCAATTTCTCTGAAGCTATTGAAAAAAAGCAGAAAGGTATGAAAATAATGGTTCGTGATGGATCTTCTGCTAAAAATATGGAGGCTCTATTTGATTTTTCACAACGTATTGAATACTTGAGAAATCAGGATAGCTTTGGCATAATTCCGTCTGAAGTTCTGGAGAGAAGAATTCACTCACCTATTTTTGATTTTATTGTAAGTGATGACAAACACCCTAATGATCTGATTAAAGGTCATCTGAATAAATCTGTTAAAAAAGCAGCAGAGTTGGGTGTGGACATTATCAAAGCTATTGAAATGGTCACAATAAATCCCGCAGCGCATTATGGTTTGGAAGCAGGTTCTATTGTAACCGGTGCAAAAGCAGATTTTGTCGTAATAGATAATTTAATCGATTTTAACATTCTAAAAACATACGTTGCAGGCAGATGTGTCTTTGATGGTGAAAAGGTTTTATTCGATGCTCCTGAAGTTGATGCACGAAATTCAATCAAAACAACTAAAAAGACTGAAGAGGACTTTGAAGTCTATTTTGATGGTGATGAATGTGAAGTTAATGTTATAGAATGTTATAATGGTGAATTATTAACATCCAAATCTGGTGCAAATTTAAAAGTTATAAATGGAGTAGTTAAGCCTGATATCTATGATGATATTCTGAAAATATCTGTAGTTGAGAGATATGGCAAAAACAACATGACCAATGCTTTTATTAAAGGCTTTGGTCTTAAAAAAGGAGCTATTGCATCATCAGTTGCTCATGACTCCCATAATATTATTGTTGTTGGATATGACTCAGCAATGATGGCTGAAGCTGTAAATACAATCATTGAAAACAAAGGGGGATTTGCAATAGCAAGTGAAGACTTCAGTGAATCACTCTCTCTTCCGATTGCAGGACTTATGAGTAATGAAGATGCATTCGTTGTTGCAAATAAATTGGAAGTCTTACATAAAATGTCTCAGGCATTAGGATGTAAACTTGACTCCCCATTCATGACAATGGCATTCATGGCATTACTTGTTATTCCATCTCTTAAAATATCTGATTTGGGATTATTTGATGGAGATTCGTTTGAATTTATTGATGTTATTAAAAATTAGGGTTTATAACCTTTTCTTATTAATTCTTTTTTTATTTCACCCATTGCTTTTATATCCTCCCTATACCCCACTTTTGTCACTACACGGTTTGCTTCTCTGAATTTTTTAAGATATTCCTCTTTTTTATCTTCTCCAGCCATATCAAAACGGCTTAAATCAGCCAGTGATTCAATTACATAACCAAATCCTCTGTTCATGGCTTGAGTAGGTTTGTTTATCATCAATTGTGTGACTTTTGATTTAATGACAACAGCTGCACCATTCTTTTTAATAGGATCGCTTTGTTTTATGGCATCTGTTAGGCTAATTACTTCACATTTAAAATATGCATCCGCACATTTTAGGGAATTGTCTTCGCTGAAATAATCTTGAGGTAATTTTCCAATGGTTGATACAGTAAATAACTCCGGATTATGAGTAATATTTACAATAAACTCTCTTTGAGAGATAATATTTTCTAAAGTTTGACTTCCTTTAAAAATACGGTTC
This window harbors:
- a CDS encoding orotate phosphoribosyltransferase-like protein, with amino-acid sequence MKQKLIAKAQELRQHGFTTGEIADELNVSMDTARWLTLQKAEEKTEVPVDFAINWKSIGGNSTRLSYVSGALSDMALSHGEVDTVVGIAVSGVPFATVMADFIEDMTGIDTSIAIFHPNKHRKNQDSSDDEGAISTNFGTVEGKKVVIVDDVITSGKTVREVIHTVKDLGGEPTCVTVLIDKAGLSEIEGIPVESLIKISRL
- a CDS encoding Gfo/Idh/MocA family protein, with protein sequence MRTVNVGVIGVGAMGENHVRVYHKMEEANLVAVSDVSERALKKIEKKYGATGYTEYSELLENPEIEAVSICVPTTFHHAAVMEAIKHGKHILVEKPIAFTLEEAEEMIAAAKEAGVLLATGHVERFNPAVRKAKELIDDGVIGDIVTGFAKRVGPLPPRIKDVGVSIDLAIHDLDILNYLFEEEITQVYGTMNSILDDCDFEDHAEIMVNFDNESTGIIEVNWLTPYKRRELELTGTAGIISVDYIQQSIEVYGKFAQDIEIKHEEPLKSELTSFLNAVVTGSEPEITGEDGLKALKMVIAANRSSKEHKPISFDEL
- the hemC gene encoding hydroxymethylbilane synthase, which translates into the protein MIVGTRGSQLALAQTKQVCAWLEKITGEAIDLEIIKTKGDKITTSQLYNMDSKGLFTKELDIALLEEEVDFAVHSFKDLPTELNEDLEIAAVPKRESPNEVLISSKTWAELGPGSKLGTSSLRREAFCNHYEKEFELKPIRGNIETRIDKALNSDLDATIMAEAGLKRLNLTKYIKEVFPIDYITPPAGQGALAIITRKDSDKKEIIQKLNDHISMQEVLAEKMVLEELGVGCQWPIGAIARVNNKEFKLYSILLTKQGEILKKETQKGSIKDAVELGRRIGEHFQNYV
- the cfbE gene encoding coenzyme F430 synthase, producing MNHLVIDLTHGGVKIAISLAKKGKNVLAYDIYNTLNDIEAKMLSIYKIDLIQLSDLASFKGDMNIIYPIHMPISFKDIAKHNPDLNYTFQTHHEIICELLEDWGGDFPKVEVTGVKGKTSSVFMLKEILIDENPLILSSLGAMLYEDRKKIMLKQNISIAPANIKETIDLAYKISNPLCKIAGGIAESENPRRYNSAIFESSLGVSGIGDVGVLLNIAEDYPIAKGKSSASKAKRQVFRCGTVVCQKEAYDTYYNDIKHDKVNTFSLSDENSNLYLDDVKYTPDKTKMDIIFSHVETINGNIISGEISMTAFAPGKHNVSNVLGAVLTALSLEIPKDKIINGIENYKGIPGRTNKKQIGNITVIEEINPGINTKSIEESINMICNLNDYLIAVGGDYGITCEEIDEEKVSELLDNVSCNIILTGDVGSSIQKKMSKKCQLIENYNDVYDIALKNNKNLLFIYRSDYRKLKQR
- a CDS encoding bifunctional NADP phosphatase/NAD kinase — encoded protein: MDAKDKQIATDLAYEIIREVSRVIRPYVGKPESGEKVKIGADGTPTSLIDIIAEDKMINILKNAPVLSYIVSEEIGELKLGRGTKRSIKLTDELRRTDLKEDEIPKFIFLVDPIDGTNNAIKEIPAFGISIAVSSVNQGRLATLNDVELGFISNFANGNFFEAEKGKGCWLNNEEVHPSNIINISDMTLGGFTKSGTSQASKLVDNARRMRVLGSVVLELSYVASGRYDAFLDLRGSRIIDIAASKLILEEAGCIITNKYGQKLNNILSIYEKTIIVAANNIILHKQMIDILNDNQTDFIGKVGIVSRIDQTRPILFAAKIIDYLLTNGREVTIEEGLAHRLTELKENPEIDKIINEVKEKHPEMADSFEDLNLNINFKQLGEKIFDFDCDMAIILGGDGTLLRAQGKMNPEIPLFGINMGTVGFLTEIETPHTFEALNSILKGDYYKEKRSRLVVSHENNQYSVMNEVVVMTNKPAKMMHFEIQVDGEIIEEVRADGLIISTPSGSTAYAMSAGGPIVDPKVAGFVIIPICPYKLGARPFVVSDSSEITVKLLKKGKTAVFVIDGQINEEAAYEEEIKFKKSDKDAYFIRTSTKYFYEKVKDKLSEGGIPKIQGANNESSCH
- a CDS encoding pyruvoyl-dependent arginine decarboxylase, with translation MKIAIVSGKDEGPSKLNAFDNALTDAGIGDVNLIKVSSMLAGNAEINKLPKLKAGSMVNCVLSEVTSDNPGDEITAVIAVAIGEELGCVVETTGINEDPNELIEEAEMMVNYMMDKRGVKIKGDLIVESSTATVREIASVVASVVYLKDELIE
- a CDS encoding translation initiation factor IF-5A; this encodes MSTKVVEIKTLKVGKYIVLGGEACKIISYTTSSPGKHGAAKARIEAVGVFDNQKRSLVKPVDNKVDIPIIDKRLGQVISIQGANVQLMDMENYDTLDLPMPEDLKDSIVEGIEVEYIVALGNMKIMRIRGSN
- the speB gene encoding agmatinase, with product MLLNTYEPWKFAFSSENENIKENSFGIIGVPFDSTTSYHSGARSGPIVVREASFGFEKYNTIFNKELNTVFYDFGDVNVVPGNCSKTCRIIEDTVNELSDLKIKPIIIGGEHSASIGAIKALSEKYERLTVIHMDAHRDLAFDFIGEKCSHATVMRRAHELGVNLVQIGIRSSSKDEEDFVKSTYNIQTFKNKDVHKHMDAIEYYLTNIDGPIYISVDMDVIDPAIAPSVGNPTPGGLFVSEMETLLKTLSHKNVVGFDVVETASDRLGDNTAVVAAKLIYDFLTLMD
- a CDS encoding ornithine cyclodeaminase, whose amino-acid sequence is MNKRTIELSGHIIDSLTLTKTMGIIMDKGGEFDILEIDVGRKKSDISHAKIEVSADSPELLESILDELSVLGAAIDEIKEVNLVASVKDKVAPEGFYSSSNHSTHIFYDGDWIPVEEIEMDCLVVVDEDEKRAFVKPIADVKVGDKIVVGLDGVKVTPPHRSRDEQQVFEFMNSEVSSEKPLMNLIKGIASEMKEIKAKGGKIGIVGGPAIVHTGSGKYLAALVKEGYIDVIMAGNALATHDIESNLFGTSLGIEVETGKIVAHGHTHHMRAINRINRSGSIKNAVEDGTLTGGIMYECIKNDVPYVLAGSIRDDGPLPDVITDTAESQKLMRHYAQEVDMVIMIATMLHSIATGNLLPSRVKSICVDINPSTVTKLSDRGSAQVVGIVTDIGTFLPLLYNALHEE